The Vigna unguiculata cultivar IT97K-499-35 chromosome 1, ASM411807v1, whole genome shotgun sequence nucleotide sequence GAAAAGATGTGCAAGTGCAATGAATGAACATCACTATACCTGACATAAATCGGACATCCACCAATTGCACGAGCTGCAGCATGATATTCTGCTGCAGGGTGTAAACTCTGAAATTACAAAGATCTTTCAGGTTAACAAGAATAGTTATCGCtcaaagtaataaatataaattaagatgAGTGAACATTTGTACTCACATGAAACATGTCCCAATCAGGTTGCATGAATTCTCCAAGGAAAAGTGAGTTATACGCAACAGAAGAAATATGGATGGTGTGGGAAGCAGGATCACGAGGGTAGAAATCATCAGAGGCTCTCACAACAGCGGTTTGCTTAGAACTGTAAAGGCCATCAGTGTTGTGACACATGCAAGCAATGCATCCATTGTCAGTGAAGTTACGAGCAATGGAAGCCTCAAGCGCGTGATGATAGCTTCGTGTAAGAGAGACTCTTCCACCATGTCCAGCACCAAGGGTCTCAATAATGTTCTGCACATCAACCTTCACTCCATCCACTCCACAAGAAGCCAAGTAAGCATGGAGCTCATTGTAGAAATTGAAAACCTTCTTTGGATGCACTAGGCCTAGGCCATGTACGGCCAAGCTGTCCATGACAATGTCTGGTTGGTTTCCCAGTACACCTGGTGACTGCACTGGATATGCCAAGGCAGTGTCATAATGCTCCATGCCAGTTGCTGCTGGCTTCACTCCACCCCAATAACCAGCTAGTGCATGCCATACATAAACATTTCTGTTCATGAACAGAGGAACCAATTAAGAATTCAGAAAGTTGATTAGGCAAGCTACTTGAACAATATTGAAAAGGAGTAAAGGATCCATGATCATACTTCACGTTGTGATGCTGCTTTACTCCTTCTACTAAATGCTTCAGACCTGATGTCTGCTCATTGTTCTGTGTTTTCTTCTGAAATTTAGTATTCTCTCTAATACCAGTCAGCCTAGTAGCAAACCTGCAATCATCATGGTTTTTAGTGATTTAATCagataaattacaaaaataacaattGGTATTCTCTTGAACATTAGGAATTCATAATTGAGATAGGTATTGAATTTAGCAAAAATTACAGAAACAGAGAAATCTTACTGTGCCCCTTCTTGTACAACACAGTCAAGATCCTTTTGTTTACTTTCGATCTGTTGCCAGCCATCATCTATGATGAGGAACCGTGGTGGTGTAGCTCCCTCAGATAGACTGCAATCATATTGAACAAATTTCAGTGTTCTATAAACATCATCTTCAAAATTCATCTTTTCTTCAGTTAATGAAAAACATGTACTCAATTTCTCTAACTAATTAATTACCTTTTCAGGCCTTCCTCAACACCCTCAGCTGTGACATCAGTATAGAAAGCATCCCATGTACACCAGCCAAACCAGTCAAGAAAAGATGGCAACTGCATAAAGCCaatattaaaaggttaaaaAGATCCGTTATCTATCACCTTGGCATAATAGCTAAAGCAATGAAGAAAGGGTCTTACCTTTTTCTTCTCACGGTGAAGAAAAGTTTGCATGTGTTTTTCCACAGCCCTGGAAAGAACAAGCGAAGGAAtcagtaaaataaaattgtcagcAAACACTTTTGTTCTCTTTTATCAATTTAGGGAAAACACAAACGGGGGGTGCCTTACTTCACTGCTTGATTGATGACTTCAAAGGGGTTGGTCCCAGCATGCATGTAAACTAGGTGAAGGCCTTGATCAGTCTCAACCGCGTTGTCCCCTGCAAAACCATACCACATACCAAAAAGAAAAGGGTCGTTTCGGTTCTTTGGGACGCCatgctatatatatattttctccaAAGGATCAAAGCTATAAACTCCATTCGTTTGATTCAATTGATTGACTCATCGAGAGAAGTTTATCCAGCTCAATTCAATCCACAAATGACAGCTCCACCCCCTTAAAAGTATGGCTGAAGGGAAGGGAAGGAACTGAATTAACAGCAGCTATGGCACTAAATTATGTTATGACACGACGGAAAAGACTTCCATGTAGCCTTCACCACGAAACCAGTTTTCATGAGCAAGAGTTACTCACCACTCTCAAGACAAATCTCTATCTCGTTCTTCTCATTGCCTTGAAGAACAGCACGGAATGGACCTTCGAGAAGAGGAAGAAAGACGGTGTAGATGGTTGGAGAATTATCTCCATCCACTTCACTCTCTTTGCTCTCAATCAGCATGAACTGTGTCTCCAGAGGAACATCCCTCCCACAAGTTCCCATTCTCTGAGTCATCCACCATAATTTGAACCGGAAGCAACACATGAACCGGAGCTCCCTGTTCCAAGATCATATCACAAATGAGAAATTAGAAAACACCGGTTCATTCACTTTAACTTGCGACTGTCAAATTTTCCACGATTATATAAACTTGAGCAAATATTATCCACCATCATTTAAATGTGGAAAAGCAGGAACTTACTCTAAGACACCCATTGGAAACACATGGAGACTTTTACTATGGGAAGCATTAGCACCAACAAAAGCACCAGTCACAAGGCCACTTCCAGATCCTGGAGTCAGCACAATGTTGTCCGGTACACCGGTTAATATGGTCTTGCCATGAACAACCAAATTCTTATCGTTCACGGAGATCTTAGGTGTGACAGTCATTTTCGAACACTTCACAACTGTATCACCAAACCAAACATCAAACAACACAgaagttattatattataagattaaaattcaCTGCATCTCAatgaaatttacaaaaattcaatGATTATTAGAACTCTAAAAGCTACGAAATACCACATAAGCTGATTTTTTATGTACATTATCacgataaaataatattaactcgATCTAAAATTGTTGAGGAGTTTCGTAATATAGACCTAGGGGCTTATGATGATGGTGATGGATGATGCTAAAGGTTAAGCACATGTTAGATAGATTGCGACGTGGTTCACGGAATGGAGGAATCCACGTAGGGAACTGCGTTGGTGTTGTCTTTAGCATCGTCATCTTTTTAACCTATACCCCAAAAGTTGgaagaaaattaataatcaaattcTAGAATGAACCTAGAAAAGCAGAGtcctttcctttctttctttgtcGTTTAGTGCATTTATGATTTGTCCCTATACTTCTCCCTAACTCTGGTTTCACTATTGGTTAATGAAAATCCAcaacatattaattaaaaaacaaggAGAAGTTAGAACATAGCAAAAGCTAAAACCAAACTTCATCCGAAATTAAAAAACAAGGtcaagtttctttttcttccttttaggAAAGCTGCGTtgcaacaaaagaaaataacatcaGAAATCATCTGGGGTACTGATTAATAGTGTAGTTTCCGCAATACACCAGGGCAGTTTTGtcaacgaaaaaaaaaagacaactttaaacAGAACCTAGAGAGATCTAGCGTGACCCTGACGTTTAACTTGGTCAATTTCGAAATAGTATcgaaatagtaaagaaaaaaaatcttaatttccGACGCGTAATCCTAAGCAAGATTTCGTAAATCTCCTCCTCGTAAAATTACTGCTACACAACGAAAAACTGAACTCACCAAAGTTAGTGTCACGAGAAGGTGAAAATGAAGGAACAGTTAACTCAAGAATCTGGGGAAGAGAAAAAGTGTGATCCTATCCCTGGAGGAGAAGGTCCTCCAATGGAAGAAGGTGGAGGAACGGAGAAACACACTCAGCACAGGGCTGAAGATTGATCACtagcttctcaaattttggtaCGAGATATTGAATGAACACAAGGGAAGGTGGCTTTTATAGCGTGACGGAGGCATGATGTGCTTTCTGATTCCGACACGTGGAGTGTTGGGAGGCGTTGGATCCCAGAGGTGGTGACGTGATTGTGACCTGATTTAGAAAGATGGAAGATCGCTGTGATGATAATGGCGGCCGAAAAAGACGTATATGATTACGTGGACACATGTGATTGTGAAGTGTTGAAGCTGGATTCTTGGAACATTGAATTGATCTAGATAATTCAGAGATAAATACGTCAATT carries:
- the LOC114162572 gene encoding probable galactinol--sucrose galactosyltransferase 2 isoform X1, giving the protein MTMLKTTPTQFPTWIPPFREPRRNLSNMCLTFSIIHHHHHKPLVVKCSKMTVTPKISVNDKNLVVHGKTILTGVPDNIVLTPGSGSGLVTGAFVGANASHSKSLHVFPMGVLEELRFMCCFRFKLWWMTQRMGTCGRDVPLETQFMLIESKESEVDGDNSPTIYTVFLPLLEGPFRAVLQGNEKNEIEICLESGDNAVETDQGLHLVYMHAGTNPFEVINQAVKAVEKHMQTFLHREKKKLPSFLDWFGWCTWDAFYTDVTAEGVEEGLKSLSEGATPPRFLIIDDGWQQIESKQKDLDCVVQEGAQFATRLTGIRENTKFQKKTQNNEQTSGLKHLVEGVKQHHNVKNVYVWHALAGYWGGVKPAATGMEHYDTALAYPVQSPGVLGNQPDIVMDSLAVHGLGLVHPKKVFNFYNELHAYLASCGVDGVKVDVQNIIETLGAGHGGRVSLTRSYHHALEASIARNFTDNGCIACMCHNTDGLYSSKQTAVVRASDDFYPRDPASHTIHISSVAYNSLFLGEFMQPDWDMFHSLHPAAEYHAAARAIGGCPIYVSDKPGNHNFDLLKKLILPDGSVLRAQLPGRPTRDSLFVDPARDGTSLLKIWNMNKCSGVVGVFNCQGAGWCKIEKKTRIHDTSPGTLTGSVCASDVDLITQVAGPEWLGETIVYAYRSGEVIRLPKGVSVPVTLKVLEFELFHFCPIHEIAPGISFAAIGLLDMFNTGGAVELVEIHRASDNKPELFDGEVLSELTSSLSPNRAATATVCLRVRGRGRFGVYSSERPVKCVVGGTETDFNYESETGLATFSIPVPQEEMYRWAIEIQV
- the LOC114162572 gene encoding probable galactinol--sucrose galactosyltransferase 2 isoform X2, with translation MTVTPKISVNDKNLVVHGKTILTGVPDNIVLTPGSGSGLVTGAFVGANASHSKSLHVFPMGVLEELRFMCCFRFKLWWMTQRMGTCGRDVPLETQFMLIESKESEVDGDNSPTIYTVFLPLLEGPFRAVLQGNEKNEIEICLESGDNAVETDQGLHLVYMHAGTNPFEVINQAVKAVEKHMQTFLHREKKKLPSFLDWFGWCTWDAFYTDVTAEGVEEGLKSLSEGATPPRFLIIDDGWQQIESKQKDLDCVVQEGAQFATRLTGIRENTKFQKKTQNNEQTSGLKHLVEGVKQHHNVKNVYVWHALAGYWGGVKPAATGMEHYDTALAYPVQSPGVLGNQPDIVMDSLAVHGLGLVHPKKVFNFYNELHAYLASCGVDGVKVDVQNIIETLGAGHGGRVSLTRSYHHALEASIARNFTDNGCIACMCHNTDGLYSSKQTAVVRASDDFYPRDPASHTIHISSVAYNSLFLGEFMQPDWDMFHSLHPAAEYHAAARAIGGCPIYVSDKPGNHNFDLLKKLILPDGSVLRAQLPGRPTRDSLFVDPARDGTSLLKIWNMNKCSGVVGVFNCQGAGWCKIEKKTRIHDTSPGTLTGSVCASDVDLITQVAGPEWLGETIVYAYRSGEVIRLPKGVSVPVTLKVLEFELFHFCPIHEIAPGISFAAIGLLDMFNTGGAVELVEIHRASDNKPELFDGEVLSELTSSLSPNRAATATVCLRVRGRGRFGVYSSERPVKCVVGGTETDFNYESETGLATFSIPVPQEEMYRWAIEIQV